A single region of the Acidobacteriota bacterium genome encodes:
- a CDS encoding glycosyltransferase family A protein: MTGAPAFSVVIPTFNRLSALKEVLEALDGQEGPAFEILVVNDGSSDGTTAWLDQRVADRPDASPALRVIHQQNQGPAVARNRGVTAARGRWVAFLGDDTVPSPGWLAAHDRVQNGDLARSVRASGGCVGVIGRTDWHSRMRRTPFLDYINEQGLQFGFALIEDEDNVPFNFFYTSNLSVDRDAMAAEPFDQAFPFAAWEDVEAGYRLAARGLRLLYRPAAHVAHDHPTDLARFAERQYRSGYSAVVFYRRHEQLEHFLGMQNGRPPSAGGAGERTLLWAQERLARALQGMPVRLPRLWEKTMRHHYLEGLRNGWSDGVGLDRGGRS, from the coding sequence GTGACCGGTGCGCCGGCCTTCAGTGTGGTCATCCCGACCTTCAACCGCCTGTCTGCGCTCAAGGAGGTCCTCGAGGCGTTGGACGGCCAGGAGGGACCCGCGTTCGAGATCCTCGTTGTGAATGACGGCAGTAGCGACGGTACGACCGCGTGGCTCGACCAACGAGTCGCGGACCGCCCCGACGCCTCGCCCGCGTTGCGCGTGATCCACCAGCAGAACCAGGGGCCGGCCGTCGCGCGGAATCGGGGGGTGACGGCGGCGCGGGGGCGTTGGGTGGCCTTTCTTGGTGACGACACCGTCCCCTCGCCGGGATGGTTGGCCGCGCACGACCGGGTCCAGAACGGGGATCTCGCGCGCTCCGTTCGCGCGTCGGGGGGTTGCGTCGGAGTGATCGGCCGCACCGACTGGCACTCCCGCATGCGCCGCACGCCCTTCCTCGACTACATCAATGAACAAGGACTTCAGTTCGGATTCGCGCTGATCGAGGACGAAGACAACGTGCCGTTCAACTTCTTCTACACGTCCAACCTGTCGGTCGACCGGGACGCGATGGCGGCCGAGCCCTTCGACCAGGCGTTTCCTTTCGCGGCCTGGGAGGATGTAGAGGCGGGCTACCGCTTGGCGGCGCGGGGGTTGCGGCTGCTCTACCGGCCCGCTGCGCACGTCGCGCACGACCATCCTACGGATCTGGCGCGGTTCGCGGAGCGCCAGTACCGCTCGGGATACTCGGCGGTCGTCTTCTACCGGCGCCACGAACAGCTCGAGCACTTCCTGGGGATGCAGAACGGAAGGCCCCCTTCGGCCGGTGGAGCCGGGGAGCGAACGCTCCTGTGGGCTCAGGAGCGGCTGGCGCGCGCGTTGCAAGGAATGCCGGTCAGATTGCCCCGGCTTTG